The following are from one region of the Sulfitobacter pontiacus genome:
- a CDS encoding putative DNA modification/repair radical SAM protein — protein MAKQSVEQKLAILSDAAKYDASCASSGSTKRDSRDGKGVGSNEGSGICHAYAPDGRCISLLKILMTNFCIYDCSYCINRASSNVTRARFSVDEVVKLTIEFYRRNYIEGLFLSSGVIKSPDATMSDMVQIARKLRHEENFRGYIHLKTIPDAAPELIAEAGLLADRLSINVELPTDAAVQQYAPEKKPDQIRKAMADFRLRKEVSKDTSHTGKRPPRFAPAGQSTQMIIGADGSNDAAILGQSTRLYSSYKLKRVYYSAFSPIPDSSAKLPLIRPPLQREHRLYQADWLLRFYDFQLDEITSVTADGNLDLEVDPKLAWALVHRAVFPLDVNRATREMLLRVPGFGVKTVNRILSTRRHRTLRYEDLIRMGASMKKARSFVTAGGWSPGGLTDSIDLRARFAPPPEQLTLF, from the coding sequence ATGGCTAAGCAATCTGTAGAGCAAAAACTGGCAATCCTGAGCGACGCGGCGAAATATGATGCGTCTTGCGCCTCTTCGGGGTCGACGAAACGCGACTCGCGCGATGGCAAGGGCGTGGGGTCGAACGAGGGGTCGGGCATCTGTCATGCCTATGCGCCGGACGGGCGCTGTATATCACTCCTGAAAATTCTGATGACGAATTTCTGCATTTATGATTGCAGCTATTGCATCAACCGTGCCTCGTCCAATGTCACTAGGGCGCGGTTTAGTGTCGATGAAGTGGTGAAGCTGACCATCGAATTCTACCGCCGCAATTATATCGAAGGGCTGTTTTTGTCTTCGGGCGTGATCAAATCGCCCGATGCGACGATGTCGGACATGGTGCAGATCGCGCGCAAGCTGCGCCACGAAGAGAATTTTCGCGGCTATATTCACCTGAAAACCATCCCCGACGCCGCGCCAGAGTTGATCGCCGAAGCGGGGCTGCTGGCAGACCGGCTGTCGATCAACGTCGAGCTGCCCACCGATGCCGCCGTTCAGCAATATGCGCCCGAAAAGAAGCCCGACCAGATCCGCAAAGCGATGGCCGATTTCCGGCTGCGTAAAGAGGTGTCGAAAGACACATCCCACACCGGCAAGCGCCCACCACGCTTTGCGCCTGCGGGGCAATCGACGCAGATGATCATCGGGGCGGATGGGTCGAATGATGCGGCCATTCTGGGCCAGTCCACACGACTCTATTCCAGCTACAAGCTCAAGCGCGTGTATTATTCTGCTTTCTCACCGATCCCTGACAGTTCGGCCAAGTTGCCGCTGATCCGGCCGCCCTTGCAACGCGAACACAGGCTCTATCAGGCGGATTGGCTGCTGCGGTTCTATGACTTCCAGCTGGACGAGATTACATCCGTCACCGCGGACGGGAACCTTGATCTTGAGGTCGACCCGAAACTGGCTTGGGCGCTGGTGCACCGCGCGGTGTTCCCGCTGGATGTGAACCGCGCCACCCGCGAGATGCTGCTGCGGGTGCCAGGGTTCGGAGTGAAGACCGTGAACCGCATCCTGTCCACCCGCCGCCATCGCACCCTGCGCTACGAGGATCTGATCCGCATGGGCGCATCTATGAAAAAGGCGCGCAGCTTTGTCACTGCGGGGGGCTGGTCCCCCGGCGGGCTGACCGACAGTATTGATCTGCGCGCGCGGTTTGCGCCGCCGCCTGAACAGTTGACCCTGTTCTGA
- a CDS encoding UdgX family uracil-DNA binding protein (This protein belongs to the uracil DNA glycosylase superfamily, members of which act in excision repair of DNA. However, it belongs more specifically to UdgX branch, whose founding member was found to bind uracil in DNA (where it does not belong), without cleaving it, appears to promote DNA repair by a pathway involving RecA, rather than base excision.), protein MHRAVMPKIGTAQAWRDAARQFLAAGIPPEAILWGDTSTVPDLFGDTAPMQTGGQVTVPRSFISMASSVVWHSDPERFARLYAFLWRLKDAPQLMTDRGDADLSRLRRMEKNVHRCQHKMKAFVRFREIGAPDAPRRSFAAWFEPTYHTVEPTADFFLRRFSDMDWRILTPDVCAIFEGGKLTFHEGREKPALPEDASEQLWITYFQNIFNPARLMVKAMQSEMPKKYWKNMPEAAHIPQMIADAPARARAMAEAAPSFPPQRLAQVQAQLAAHQSAWEGPQDALAKDIAACTRCPLHCNATQAVPGEGPMDADLMIVGEQPGDQEDLCGRPFVGPAGQLFDQIAGRVGLQRDKAFVTNAVKHFKFTPRGKRRLHQRPNASEIQHCRWWLDAEIAQVKPKLILGMGATAAEGLTGRRDAITARRGTVEQTPSGTPVLLTLHPSYLLRVPDPQAKADATAQFQDDLTAAVRMLA, encoded by the coding sequence ATGCATCGCGCGGTCATGCCCAAGATCGGCACGGCGCAGGCGTGGCGTGATGCGGCGCGGCAGTTCCTTGCCGCCGGCATCCCGCCCGAGGCGATCCTGTGGGGCGATACCAGCACGGTGCCCGATCTTTTTGGCGACACCGCCCCGATGCAGACGGGCGGGCAGGTGACCGTGCCGCGTAGCTTCATCAGCATGGCGAGCAGTGTCGTCTGGCACAGCGATCCCGAACGGTTTGCGCGGCTTTATGCGTTTCTCTGGCGGTTGAAGGATGCGCCGCAGTTGATGACGGATCGCGGTGATGCCGACCTGTCGCGCCTGCGCCGGATGGAGAAGAACGTGCATCGCTGCCAGCACAAGATGAAAGCCTTCGTCCGTTTCCGCGAGATTGGCGCGCCCGATGCCCCCCGCCGGTCCTTTGCCGCGTGGTTCGAACCGACGTATCACACGGTAGAACCCACCGCTGATTTCTTCCTGCGTCGTTTCAGCGATATGGATTGGCGCATTCTCACGCCGGATGTCTGCGCGATTTTCGAAGGGGGCAAACTGACCTTCCACGAGGGGCGGGAAAAGCCCGCGCTGCCCGAAGACGCGAGCGAGCAGCTGTGGATCACCTATTTCCAGAACATCTTTAATCCCGCGCGGCTGATGGTCAAAGCCATGCAGTCCGAGATGCCCAAGAAATACTGGAAGAACATGCCCGAGGCGGCGCATATCCCCCAAATGATCGCCGACGCCCCCGCCCGTGCCCGCGCGATGGCCGAGGCAGCACCGTCCTTTCCGCCGCAGCGATTGGCGCAGGTGCAGGCGCAGCTTGCCGCGCATCAATCCGCGTGGGAGGGGCCGCAAGACGCGTTGGCCAAGGATATCGCCGCCTGCACCCGCTGCCCCTTGCATTGCAATGCGACGCAGGCCGTACCGGGCGAGGGGCCGATGGATGCCGATCTGATGATCGTGGGCGAACAGCCCGGCGATCAGGAGGATTTATGCGGGCGACCCTTTGTCGGGCCTGCGGGGCAGCTCTTTGATCAGATCGCAGGGCGGGTGGGGCTGCAGCGGGACAAGGCGTTTGTGACCAATGCGGTGAAACACTTCAAATTCACCCCGCGCGGTAAACGCCGTCTGCACCAACGGCCCAATGCGTCAGAGATTCAACATTGCCGCTGGTGGTTGGATGCCGAGATCGCGCAGGTCAAACCCAAGCTGATTTTGGGCATGGGGGCGACGGCCGCCGAGGGGCTGACCGGACGGCGCGATGCCATCACCGCCCGCCGTGGCACGGTCGAACAAACGCCTTCAGGCACGCCGGTCCTGCTGACGCTACACCCATCGTATCTTTTGCGCGTCCCCGATCCTCAGGCCAAAGCCGACGCAACTGCCCAATTTCAAGACGATTTGACCGCCGCCGTACGAATGTTGGCATGA
- a CDS encoding CopG family transcriptional regulator: MSNVRQLREKQPENEKITINLGFVDLGRIDLLVQEGFYSNRSDFIRTAIRKQLDHQSETVTRSIDRHTMEMGLRDYSVADLEAVQAANEVLHIKVVGLARIARDVTPELALATIGSINVLGALQASTEVKKALGDRIS; this comes from the coding sequence ATGAGCAACGTCAGGCAGCTACGGGAAAAGCAACCCGAGAACGAAAAGATCACAATCAACCTCGGCTTTGTCGATCTAGGGCGGATCGACCTGCTGGTGCAGGAGGGGTTCTATTCTAACCGAAGCGATTTCATCCGCACGGCGATCCGTAAGCAGTTGGATCACCAGTCGGAAACGGTGACACGGTCTATCGACCGTCACACAATGGAAATGGGCCTGCGCGATTACTCCGTCGCGGACCTCGAGGCGGTGCAGGCAGCAAATGAAGTGCTGCACATCAAGGTCGTCGGTCTGGCCCGTATCGCGCGCGATGTGACGCCAGAGCTGGCCCTTGCGACCATCGGCTCCATCAACGTGCTGGGGGCGCTTCAAGCCAGCACCGAAGTCAAGAAAGCACTCGGCGACCGGATCAGTTAG
- a CDS encoding PHB depolymerase family esterase, protein MADEFNAALRRAGKLVRAGNPKAATEAIQNALGAGGLGSMAKGRKSPFGKAKIGRGLRETLSGLAQSTLNGGDSTEPDLPEGATFGSGSFSCSAGSRDYRLYVPNLNGSAPTSLVMMLHGCKQSPVDFAKGTGMNQLAEAHGLIVVYPAQSRMANMQNCWKWFDPADQMRGAGEPAILAGLMKQLQRDHAIPKGRSFVAGLSAGAAMAVVLGQTYRDVFDAVGAHSGLPYRAAHDVPSAFAAMGQGATGFDTGEFIPTIIFQGDADSTVSAANADAIAKHAPKGPEVLDDGNAGGRRFSRRSVMASKGHVVMEQWTVSGLGHAWSGGNSAGSYTDPTGPDASREMLRFFLDLPKKGA, encoded by the coding sequence ATGGCAGATGAATTTAACGCGGCCCTGCGCCGTGCCGGAAAACTTGTGCGCGCGGGTAACCCCAAAGCGGCGACCGAAGCCATCCAGAACGCGCTTGGCGCCGGTGGGCTGGGGAGCATGGCGAAAGGTCGCAAAAGCCCCTTTGGAAAAGCCAAGATCGGCCGCGGCCTGCGCGAGACGCTTTCAGGGCTGGCGCAATCAACCCTGAACGGCGGTGACAGCACCGAACCGGACCTGCCCGAGGGTGCCACATTCGGCAGCGGCAGCTTTTCCTGCAGCGCAGGCAGCCGCGACTATCGGCTTTATGTTCCCAACCTCAACGGCTCTGCGCCGACAAGTTTGGTGATGATGCTGCACGGGTGCAAACAATCCCCTGTGGATTTTGCCAAGGGCACGGGCATGAACCAACTGGCAGAGGCGCATGGGTTGATCGTGGTCTATCCGGCGCAATCCCGCATGGCGAATATGCAGAACTGTTGGAAATGGTTTGATCCCGCCGATCAGATGCGCGGCGCGGGTGAACCGGCGATCCTTGCGGGGCTGATGAAACAACTTCAGCGCGACCATGCCATTCCCAAAGGGCGCAGCTTTGTTGCGGGGCTGTCGGCCGGCGCGGCGATGGCGGTGGTGCTGGGACAAACCTATCGGGATGTCTTTGACGCGGTGGGTGCCCATTCCGGTTTGCCCTACCGCGCCGCCCATGATGTGCCATCGGCTTTTGCGGCGATGGGGCAGGGGGCAACAGGCTTTGACACAGGGGAATTCATTCCGACGATCATTTTTCAGGGCGATGCGGATAGCACTGTGAGTGCCGCGAATGCGGATGCGATCGCCAAACACGCCCCAAAAGGCCCCGAGGTTCTGGACGATGGCAACGCGGGCGGGCGCCGTTTTTCCCGCCGCAGCGTGATGGCGTCGAAAGGCCATGTCGTGATGGAACAATGGACCGTCTCGGGCCTTGGTCACGCGTGGTCGGGCGGCAACAGCGCGGGGTCATACACGGACCCCACAGGACCAGATGCGAGCCGCGAAATGCTGCGGTTCTTCCTCGATTTGCCTAAGAAAGGCGCATGA
- a CDS encoding C45 family autoproteolytic acyltransferase/hydolase: MTHSLTFDAISEATPGPKWAARWARSWPAYEAWFTAHDGDSGPDRAACEAALKQHMPELVPVHAKLTALAGGSDRAARFLSTWCPPSYLGGCSLAVATSDDDIRLVRNYDLSPDLNEGLLLHSAWTGRRVMGMVEFLWGLSDGINDAGLSIALAYGGRQETGRGFGITTILRYVLETCETVPQALRVLQRVPSHMPYNVVVADASGAGASVEMYAGGGAKVQPRLVATNHQTDGSTPDRGSFTRTFERSKHLVSVLSEGVTPSALANQFTQAPLKQDRYAEGFGTLFTAEYEPKRRKMTLHWDDEIWPQSIDAFEEGTRQVTYGSTPSSVAAGGDINWVQIGLDYAAGRGVDWRRFVPAGGDVA, translated from the coding sequence ATGACACACTCCCTTACCTTTGACGCCATCAGCGAAGCCACGCCGGGCCCGAAATGGGCCGCCCGATGGGCCCGTTCATGGCCCGCCTACGAGGCATGGTTCACTGCACACGACGGCGATAGCGGCCCTGACCGCGCAGCCTGCGAGGCGGCGCTAAAGCAACATATGCCCGAGTTAGTGCCTGTTCACGCCAAGCTCACAGCGCTCGCGGGCGGGTCGGACCGTGCGGCGCGCTTCCTGTCCACGTGGTGCCCGCCAAGCTATCTGGGCGGCTGCTCCCTTGCCGTGGCCACGTCGGACGACGACATCCGGCTGGTGCGCAACTACGATCTGTCGCCTGACTTGAACGAAGGCCTACTGCTGCACAGCGCCTGGACCGGGCGGCGCGTGATGGGTATGGTCGAATTCCTTTGGGGCCTGTCCGATGGCATCAATGATGCGGGGCTCAGCATCGCGCTGGCTTATGGCGGACGGCAGGAAACAGGGCGCGGGTTCGGTATCACCACAATCCTGCGCTACGTTCTGGAAACCTGCGAAACCGTGCCCCAAGCGCTGCGCGTGCTGCAACGCGTGCCGTCGCATATGCCCTATAATGTGGTGGTCGCCGATGCCTCGGGTGCGGGTGCCAGCGTCGAGATGTACGCCGGTGGCGGGGCAAAGGTGCAGCCGCGGCTGGTCGCCACAAACCACCAGACCGACGGCAGCACGCCTGACAGAGGCAGTTTTACCCGCACGTTTGAACGGTCAAAACACCTTGTGAGTGTCTTATCCGAAGGGGTCACGCCGTCAGCGCTGGCAAACCAGTTCACCCAAGCGCCGCTCAAGCAAGACCGCTACGCCGAGGGGTTTGGCACGCTTTTCACCGCCGAATACGAACCCAAACGCCGGAAGATGACGCTGCATTGGGACGATGAGATCTGGCCTCAATCAATTGACGCGTTCGAAGAAGGCACGCGGCAGGTCACATATGGCAGCACCCCGTCATCGGTGGCCGCAGGGGGTGACATCAATTGGGTGCAAATCGGTCTGGACTACGCAGCGGGCCGCGGGGTTGATTGGCGTAGGTTTGTTCCCGCCGGGGGCGATGTGGCGTAG
- a CDS encoding response regulator transcription factor: MKRILIVEDIVETLRWLVDIVRSAYPAATICTANSVRTALSKLDGQIDLALIDLGLPDGSGLEILRGLNKASPSAIKVVTTVMGDDASIVSSLSAGADGYLLKETEAAVLSRQLTQLSMGLPAISPSVARRIMEHFRLTGPVASLDGRLTERETEVLTLISKGLRNAEVASALNIAETTDAGYIKIVYRKLGISSRAEAAWHANRLGLGLKPE, from the coding sequence ATGAAGCGTATCCTGATTGTCGAAGATATCGTCGAAACCCTGCGTTGGCTGGTCGATATCGTACGATCAGCATATCCGGCGGCCACAATATGCACGGCCAACTCGGTACGGACGGCGCTGTCAAAACTGGATGGCCAGATAGATCTCGCCCTGATTGATCTGGGTCTGCCTGATGGGTCGGGTCTCGAAATCCTGCGCGGCCTGAACAAGGCCAGCCCCTCTGCAATCAAGGTCGTAACCACGGTAATGGGCGACGACGCGAGCATTGTTTCCTCTCTCTCGGCCGGGGCGGACGGGTATTTGCTGAAAGAGACAGAGGCGGCGGTGCTCTCTCGCCAGCTGACACAGCTTTCTATGGGGTTACCGGCGATATCACCCTCTGTCGCCCGCCGCATCATGGAACACTTCCGCCTCACCGGGCCAGTCGCCAGCCTGGACGGGCGCCTGACGGAGAGGGAGACCGAAGTGCTCACGCTCATCTCCAAAGGTCTGCGCAACGCCGAGGTCGCCTCCGCATTGAACATCGCGGAAACGACGGACGCGGGATATATCAAGATCGTCTATCGCAAGCTCGGCATCTCCTCACGGGCGGAAGCCGCCTGGCACGCGAACCGCTTGGGGCTTGGACTGAAACCGGAATAG
- a CDS encoding sensor histidine kinase: MVVSAFRDRAGLGIVERRDLQLALSLKAYSVACRVNPGGSLLFGIGMVTLFLSYPRRIVPKPVLWLPTLLIGACILLVLGPGWPDNLNNAPDFIAIIMVALLLFIAAQVAANRRDPAARAMLGWLGVSVAAGAGGFVLTSILPTLIGLAPVIEQSTAFLFFLIIYAGIALAVTRYRLFDLANWSYGILFYGLGVALLLGLDAALIYGLSLGRAPAFGIALAAICMVYLPLRDKVWVLLKRNREIPAEELYRRVTRIAHARDPEDKQRLLRKFWSDIFNPLRIKDQPASTTITALQDDGRILTLASIGNLPALSLELAGQGSRLFSSRDLARADAILSLLDASLSQHETYLQAVSAERLRINRDMHDNIGVLLLSALHTGLRERKDLLIRQTLADLRELISNPDQTDWDLRDLLADLRAEIITHFEAAHITVTWQADEITKGRISHRLAHALRAFLREGTSNILRHSGATEAKVRIALESDGLQLTLRDNGSGFDSSVASLGNGFRNLRNRFTQLQGAFSYSTGDKGTTLTAFLPLFSTQKEAAAE; encoded by the coding sequence ATGGTGGTTTCTGCTTTCCGGGATCGGGCTGGCCTTGGCATCGTCGAGCGCCGCGATCTACAGCTCGCGCTTAGTCTGAAGGCCTATTCGGTGGCCTGCCGGGTAAATCCCGGTGGATCGCTGCTGTTCGGGATCGGTATGGTGACGTTGTTCCTCTCATACCCGCGGCGCATTGTTCCGAAACCTGTGCTCTGGCTACCGACACTTCTGATCGGTGCCTGTATCCTCTTGGTGCTTGGCCCCGGCTGGCCGGACAACCTGAACAATGCCCCGGATTTCATCGCGATCATCATGGTGGCCCTGTTGCTGTTCATTGCCGCACAAGTCGCCGCCAATCGCCGCGACCCGGCTGCGCGGGCGATGCTGGGCTGGCTTGGCGTGTCGGTTGCAGCTGGTGCGGGTGGCTTTGTGCTGACGTCCATTCTGCCGACGCTTATTGGGTTGGCCCCGGTGATCGAACAAAGCACTGCGTTTTTGTTTTTCCTGATCATCTACGCCGGTATTGCCTTGGCAGTAACGCGCTACCGGCTGTTCGACCTGGCGAATTGGTCCTACGGCATTTTGTTTTATGGCCTTGGGGTGGCTTTGCTTCTGGGGCTTGATGCCGCGCTCATCTACGGGCTTTCGCTGGGGCGTGCCCCTGCCTTTGGCATCGCACTCGCGGCGATCTGCATGGTTTACCTGCCCTTGCGCGACAAGGTCTGGGTGCTGCTCAAGCGCAACCGCGAGATCCCGGCGGAAGAGCTGTATCGCAGAGTGACCCGGATCGCCCATGCGAGAGACCCCGAAGACAAGCAGAGGCTGCTGCGTAAATTCTGGTCCGATATTTTCAATCCGTTGCGCATCAAGGATCAACCGGCGTCTACCACGATCACCGCACTGCAAGACGATGGCCGTATCCTGACGCTCGCGTCCATCGGCAATCTGCCTGCACTGTCGCTTGAGCTGGCCGGGCAAGGATCGCGTCTTTTCTCGTCGCGCGATCTGGCGCGGGCCGATGCGATCCTGTCGTTGCTTGATGCCAGCCTGTCCCAGCACGAGACCTATCTTCAAGCCGTCAGCGCAGAGCGGCTGCGCATCAATCGCGACATGCATGACAACATAGGGGTGCTGCTGCTCAGCGCCCTGCACACCGGCCTTCGGGAACGCAAAGACCTTCTTATCCGCCAGACCCTCGCCGATCTACGAGAGTTGATTTCAAACCCGGATCAGACTGATTGGGATCTCCGCGATCTGCTCGCCGATCTACGTGCCGAGATTATCACCCATTTCGAGGCCGCCCATATCACCGTCACGTGGCAGGCCGACGAGATCACCAAAGGCCGTATTTCCCATCGGTTGGCGCATGCGCTGCGCGCCTTCCTGCGCGAGGGGACCAGCAATATCCTACGCCACTCGGGCGCGACAGAGGCGAAGGTCCGGATTGCCCTGGAAAGCGATGGGTTGCAGCTCACGCTAAGGGATAACGGCTCGGGCTTTGACAGCAGCGTCGCGTCGCTTGGCAATGGTTTCAGAAACCTCAGAAACCGCTTCACCCAGTTGCAAGGTGCCTTCAGCTACAGCACCGGTGACAAGGGCACCACCTTGACCGCGTTTCTACCTCTTTTCAGCACTCAGAAAGAGGCCGCAGCAGAATGA
- a CDS encoding surface lipoprotein assembly modifier: MRRILYNLFLILLASPLAAFSLDDAEQSILKGKAAEVIPLLEGYSPKTETETLRRMWILGVAYNRSGKSHQAVAPLARLVILRPDDPTFRLELANALVKSDQIERARYHLELAKGAGLSPSVQAKVQAELDRLAKPKKWQGYFRFAIVPESNAARRTSAETVNLSGFVLRLDPNSRAQSATAFEIGTGVATVPRLTDALRARFALDLDARLFDGRAPDEVTLRTSASLLHFANEGRLVSAEIYGSQRWIDDAAYAHTYGLGLSYTRNLGTRARATAVLQRERITYDGSGVGVNRTAGAAQFAYAASSQLVFRVGLRAESRTSSYSPVAGHAAGVTIGGDYSFAGGLRVGLDLSFDRNEFDGVHPIFGVARVDKKLSVMLNLSNQNWSYKGFTQVLRLGFEEQRSTISINRFRNATASIGLTRSF; this comes from the coding sequence ATGCGGCGAATTTTATACAATCTATTTTTAATCTTACTGGCCTCGCCATTAGCGGCCTTTTCCCTTGATGATGCAGAACAAAGCATCCTCAAGGGGAAAGCCGCAGAGGTTATTCCATTGCTCGAGGGGTATTCACCCAAGACCGAGACAGAGACCCTGCGCCGGATGTGGATTCTAGGGGTCGCCTACAACCGTTCGGGAAAATCACACCAAGCCGTTGCCCCGCTGGCGCGGCTTGTGATCTTGCGGCCAGACGATCCCACGTTCCGGCTTGAGCTGGCGAACGCATTGGTGAAAAGCGACCAGATCGAACGGGCGCGATATCACCTTGAACTGGCCAAAGGTGCGGGTTTGTCGCCCTCTGTCCAGGCAAAAGTGCAGGCGGAGCTGGACCGTTTGGCCAAACCGAAAAAATGGCAGGGCTATTTCCGTTTTGCCATTGTACCCGAAAGCAATGCCGCCCGCCGGACATCTGCAGAGACGGTGAACCTCAGCGGCTTTGTGCTGCGGCTGGACCCGAATTCCCGCGCCCAATCCGCCACGGCGTTCGAGATTGGCACGGGCGTTGCGACCGTGCCGCGCCTTACGGACGCCTTACGCGCCAGGTTCGCGCTGGATCTGGATGCCCGTCTTTTCGACGGGCGTGCGCCCGATGAAGTGACCCTTCGGACCAGTGCATCCCTGCTGCATTTCGCCAATGAAGGGCGTCTTGTCTCGGCCGAGATCTATGGATCGCAGCGCTGGATTGATGACGCGGCCTATGCGCATACCTACGGCCTTGGCCTTTCCTATACGCGCAACCTCGGCACCCGCGCCCGCGCCACGGCGGTGCTTCAGCGAGAACGTATCACCTATGATGGCAGCGGTGTCGGCGTGAACCGAACAGCAGGTGCTGCGCAATTCGCTTATGCGGCATCGTCGCAGCTTGTGTTTCGCGTAGGCTTGCGCGCGGAAAGCCGTACCAGCTCTTACAGCCCCGTCGCGGGCCATGCGGCGGGCGTCACCATCGGCGGCGATTATTCCTTTGCCGGCGGTCTTCGGGTCGGGCTGGACCTGTCGTTTGACCGGAACGAATTTGACGGCGTGCATCCCATCTTCGGCGTTGCCCGCGTCGACAAGAAATTAAGCGTCATGCTGAACCTGTCCAACCAGAACTGGAGCTACAAGGGATTTACGCAGGTTCTGAGGCTCGGGTTTGAAGAGCAACGCTCCACCATTTCGATCAACAGGTTTCGCAACGCCACTGCCAGCATCGGCCTGACACGATCGTTTTGA
- a CDS encoding TetR/AcrR family transcriptional regulator, which produces MSKQRTRTEVKTAIDVSETAERKRGRPQAAQGTDLKLALLRSAIDLFAERGFDGVSLSNVAEKAGADKGLSRYYFGSKEALWIAAMEHLADCFASDLNKALVVNTATQTEALKALIRAFITASARWPQVSRVIVHDGAKHSDRSDFLQRHLVVPFYTALKDLITGAKSEGTLPNVSDRTIFFMITHGGSFPMALPILTNAIEGGDIRSSDALEHHSEAIIELLFSKA; this is translated from the coding sequence ATGTCCAAGCAACGTACGAGGACCGAGGTCAAAACCGCCATCGACGTTTCTGAGACAGCCGAAAGAAAACGCGGCCGTCCGCAGGCCGCACAGGGTACAGATTTGAAGCTGGCCTTGCTTCGCTCTGCGATTGATCTGTTTGCGGAGCGCGGTTTCGACGGCGTTTCACTGAGCAACGTTGCTGAAAAAGCCGGGGCCGACAAAGGCCTTTCACGGTATTACTTTGGATCAAAAGAGGCGCTTTGGATCGCGGCGATGGAACATCTTGCCGACTGTTTTGCAAGCGACCTTAACAAAGCTCTTGTCGTCAATACCGCGACCCAAACGGAAGCACTGAAGGCGCTCATTCGCGCTTTCATCACCGCATCCGCCCGCTGGCCACAAGTGAGCCGTGTTATCGTTCATGACGGGGCAAAACACAGTGATCGCAGTGATTTTTTGCAAAGGCACCTCGTTGTGCCTTTTTACACGGCACTGAAAGATCTGATCACAGGTGCAAAATCAGAAGGCACCCTTCCGAACGTCTCGGACCGGACTATCTTTTTCATGATCACCCATGGTGGGTCATTTCCAATGGCCCTGCCCATTCTCACTAACGCGATCGAGGGTGGGGATATTCGATCATCCGACGCATTGGAACATCATTCCGAAGCGATCATCGAACTGCTATTTTCCAAGGCATGA
- a CDS encoding DAPG hydrolase family protein — translation MMRWIVGGAVVFALGVGIFGLPPFSGQPTAGFAEGEPGFETGVKRLPNGIYEVSVRTPMPGVSPEMVGWWFGDYMETTEHYRRWFPDAHLWMDWENKVDGQFIGASHLVHEYIGEDLNKLRIQFVEPEEVLGEVNLADGDVAVCARVGLLEEPIYGGEMCHIVRNVEGGAEMRSRFWLGMVAAREGNEAVPSVIGTLGNAYLARLLTVKEASATALLNHCFDEMTILAGFLPKLYADAQG, via the coding sequence ATGATGAGATGGATTGTAGGGGGCGCAGTTGTCTTTGCGCTTGGTGTCGGGATATTCGGCCTCCCGCCCTTTAGCGGTCAGCCCACCGCTGGGTTTGCGGAAGGTGAACCTGGATTTGAGACCGGGGTGAAACGCCTACCCAACGGTATTTATGAGGTTTCTGTACGGACCCCGATGCCGGGCGTTTCACCTGAAATGGTTGGTTGGTGGTTTGGCGATTACATGGAAACGACCGAACACTACCGACGTTGGTTCCCGGACGCGCATCTTTGGATGGATTGGGAAAACAAGGTTGATGGCCAGTTCATCGGGGCGAGCCATCTGGTGCATGAATACATCGGTGAAGACTTGAATAAGCTGAGAATTCAGTTTGTTGAACCTGAGGAGGTTTTGGGGGAGGTAAACTTGGCTGACGGCGACGTCGCCGTATGCGCCCGCGTTGGCCTGCTAGAAGAGCCCATCTATGGCGGCGAAATGTGCCACATTGTTCGCAATGTCGAAGGCGGTGCCGAAATGCGTAGCCGTTTTTGGCTTGGGATGGTGGCCGCGCGTGAGGGAAACGAGGCGGTGCCCTCTGTCATCGGAACGCTTGGGAACGCCTATCTGGCACGTCTGCTGACCGTGAAAGAGGCGTCGGCAACTGCTTTGTTAAACCACTGTTTTGATGAGATGACCATTCTGGCAGGCTTTCTCCCAAAGCTCTACGCCGATGCGCAAGGGTAA